Proteins encoded within one genomic window of Miscanthus floridulus cultivar M001 unplaced genomic scaffold, ASM1932011v1 fs_634_1_2, whole genome shotgun sequence:
- the LOC136532483 gene encoding general transcription and DNA repair factor IIH helicase/translocase subunit XPB1-like isoform X4 yields the protein MAGGDGDRHRAPKRHKSSAPSKAALVDESAEFDYADDFDDDAHDADMEVKKRDFTKLELKVDHASRPLWACADGRIFLETFSPLYKQAYDFLIAIAEPVCRPESMHEYNLTPHSLYAAVSVGLETSTIISVLSKLSKTKLPREIIDFIHASTANYGKVKLVLKKNRYFVESPFPEVLSNLLRDEVISRARISPEDSLGAPSFTVSKTSGQIASGHEDLLNGMEIAAATEDKETHSFEIDPSQVENVKQRCLPNALNYPMLEEYDFRNDTVNPDLEMELKPQARPRPYQEKSLSKMFGNGRARSGIIVLPCGAGKSLVGVSAACRIKKSCLCLATNAVSVDQWAFQFKLWSTIKDENISRFTSDNKEKFTGMAGVVVTTYNMVAFGGKRSEDSEKIIEEIRNREWGLLLMDEVHVVPAHMFRKVISITKSHCKLGLTATLVREDERITDLNFLIGPKLYEANWLDLVKGGFIANVQCAEVWCPMTKEFFAEYLKKENSKKKQVLYVMNPNKFRACEFLIRFHEQQRGDKIIVFADNLFALTAYAMKLRKPMIFGATRLVITRLISQKLMLSYKYHLTLVRDVKKLSVWDVFSGQRVSSKIGWLEEKKNTMLFSIPLYQLTHRKCTTQQKGSSFLLTRDIASRLSLVCRRLKKNLI from the exons atggccggcggcgacg GCGATCGGCACCGAGCGCCGAAGCGGCACAAGTCCTCGGCGCCGTCGAAAGCGGCCCTGGTGGACGAGAGCGCCGAGTTCGACTACGCTGATGACTTCGACGACGACGCCCACGACG CGGATATGGAGGTGAAGAAGAGGGATTTCACGAAGCTCGAGTTGAAGGTGGATCACGCGAGCCGTCCGCTCTGGGCGTGCGCCGACGGCCGCATCTTCCTCGAGACCTTCTCGCCGCTCTACAAACAGGCTTACGATTTCCTCATCGCCATCGCGGAGCCTGTGTGCAG GCCAGAATCTATGCATGAGTACAATCTAACTCCCCACTCATTGTATGCTGCGGTCTCAGTGGGACTTGAGACAAGCACTATCATTAGTGTCTTGAGTAAACTATCTAAAACCAAATTGCCCCGCGAAATAATTGATTTCATCCACGCATCCACTGCTAACTACGGGAAAGTGAAGCTTGTCTTGAAGAAGAATCGATATTTTGTCGAGTCTCCATTTCCTGAG GTATTGAGTAACCTTCTGAGGGATGAAGTTATATCGAGAGCTAGGATATCTCCTGAG GATTCCCTTGGTGCACCTTCATTTACTGTTAGCAAGACATCTGGCCAAATTGCTAGTGGACATGAAGACCTGTTAAATGGAATGGAAATTGCTGCTGCAACTGAAGACAAGGAAACACATTCTTTTGAGATTGATCCCTCTCAG GTTGAGAATGTCAAGCAGCGGTGCTTGCCAAATGCATTGAACTACCCCATGCTGGAGGAGTATGATTTCAGAAATGACACT GTAAACCCAGATTTGGAGATGGAGCTAAAGCCGCAAGCACGGCCTAGGCCATATCAAGAAAAGAGCCTCAGTAAGATGTTTGGGAACG GACGGGCAAGGTCTGGAATTATTGTGCTACCTTGTGGTGCTGGCAAGTCCTTGGTTGGTGTATCTGCAGCCTGCCGTATTAAGAAGAGCTGTTTATGTTTGGCCACAAATGCTGTCTCCGTAGATCAATGGGCATTTCAGTTCAAGCTTTGGTCAACCATAAAAGATGAGAACATTAGTCGTTTTACATCTGATAACAAGGAGAAATTTACAGGCATGGCTGGTGTGGTTGTTACTACATATAACATGGTTGCATTCGGTGGTAAAAGGTCTGAAGATTCGGAGAAGATCATTGAAGAAATCCGAAACAGAGAGTGGGGCTTGCTTCTAATGGATGAG GTTCATGTTGTCCCTGCACATATGTTCAGAAAAGTCATCAGCATTACTAAATCTCACTGCAAGCTTGGTCTTACTG CTACCCTTGTGAGAGAGGACGAACGTATTACTGATCTGAATTTTCTAATTGGACCAAAACTGTATGAAGCGAATTGGTTGGATTTAGTGAAAGGTGGATTTATTGCAAATGTGCAGTGTGCAGAAGTATGGTGTCCTATGACCAAAGAGTTCTTTGCTGAGTATTTGAAAAAGGAAAATTCAAAGAAGAAGCAG GTACTGTATGTCATGAATCCGAACAAGTTCAGGGCTTGTGAATTCCTGATTCGATTCCATGAGCAACAACGCGGAGACAAGATCATTGTGTTTGCTGATAATCTATTTGCACTAACTGCTTATGCAATGAAACTACGCAAGCCAATGATTTTTGGTGCCACAAG GTTGGTGATAACTCGATTGATATCCCAGAAGCTAATGTTATCATACAAATATCATCTCACGCTGGTTCGAGACGTCAAGAAGCTCAGCGTCTGGGACGTATTCTCAGGGCAAAG GGTAAGCAGCAAGATCGGATGGCTGGAGGAAAAGAAGAATACAATGCTTTTTTCTATTCCCTTGTATCAACTGACACACAG GAAATGTACTACTCAACAAAAAGGCAGCAGTTTCTTATTGACCAGGGATATAGCTTCAAG GTTATCACTAGTTTGCCGCCGCCTGAAGAAGAACCTAATCTGA
- the LOC136532481 gene encoding phytochrome-associated serine/threonine-protein phosphatase → MDLDLWISKVKEGQHLAEHELQSLCEYVKEILIEESNVQPVNSPVTVCGDIHGQFHDLMKLFATGGHVPETNYIFMGDFVDRGFNSLEVFTILLLLKARYPAHITLLRGNHESRQLTQVYGFYDECQRKYGNANAWRYCTDVFDYLTLSAIINGQVLCVHGGLSPDVRTIDQIRTIDRNCEIPHEGPFCDLMWSDPEEIETWAVSPRGAGWLFGSRVTAEFNFVNGIELVCRAHQLVQEGLKYMFQEKGLVTVWSAPNYCYRCGNVASILSFDEKMERDVKFFTETEENNQMRGPRTAVPYFL, encoded by the exons ATGGATTTGGATCTGTGGATCTCCAAGGTCAAGGAGGGCCAGCACCTCGCCGAGCACGAGCTTCAGTCTCTCTGCGAATAC GTGAAGGAGATCCTCATCGAAGAGTCGAACGTTCAACCGGTGAACAGCCCCGTGACGGTTTGCGGTGACATCCATGGGCAGTTCCATGACCTGATGAAGCTCTTCGCGACGGGGGGCCACGTCCCAGAGACGAACTATATTTTCATG GGTGATTTTGTGGACCGTGGCTTCAACAGCCTGGAGGTTTTCACCATCCTATTGCTACTAAAAGCGAG GTATCCTGCACACATAACCCTTCTGCGTGGAAATCATGAAAGTAGACAGTTGACGCAG GTGTATGGTTTCTATGATGAGTGTCAGAGGAAGTATGGCAACGCCAATGCATGGCGGTATTGCACTGATGTTTTTGATTACCTTACACTATCAGCAATCATTAATGGCCAA GTACTCTGTGTTCATGGTGGTCTTTCTCCCGATGTACGTACTATTGATCAG ATACGAACGATTGATCGCAATTGTGAAATTCCCCATGAAGGTCCTTTCTGCGATCTTATGTGGAGTGACCCTGAGGAGATAGAGACATGGGCTGTTAGTCCCCGTGGAGCAGGTTGGCTGTTTGGATCGCGAGTCACAGCAGAG TTCAACTTTGTTAACGGTATCGAGCTAGTTTGCCGGGCTCACCAGCTGGTCCAGGAAGGTTTAAAGTACATGTTTCAGGAGAAGGGCCTTGTAACT GTGTGGTCTGCACCTAATTATTGCTACAGATGTGGCAATGTAGCTTCTATATTAAGCTTCGATGAGAAGATG GAAAGAGATGTCAAGTTCTTCACAGAGACTGAGGAGAACAACCAGATGCGAGGCCCAAGGACTGCAGTCCCATATTTCCTCTGA
- the LOC136532482 gene encoding phytochrome-associated serine/threonine-protein phosphatase yields the protein MDLDLWISKVKEGQHLAEHELQSLCEYVKEILIEESNVQPVNSPVTVCGDIHGQFHDLMKLFATGGHVPETNYIFMGDFVDRGFNSLEVFTILLLLKARYPAHITLLRGNHESRQLTQVYGFYDECQRKYGNANAWRYCTDVFDYLTLSAIINGQVLCVHGGLSPDVRTIDQIRTIDRNCEIPHEGPFCDLMWSDPEEIETWAVSPRGAGWLFGSRVTAEFNFVNGIELVCRAHQLVQEGLKYMFQEKGLVTVWSAPNYCYRCGNVASILSFDEKMERDVKFFTETEENNQMRGPRTAVPYFL from the exons ATGGATTTGGATCTGTGGATCTCCAAGGTCAAGGAGGGCCAGCACCTCGCCGAGCACGAGCTTCAGTCTCTCTGCGAATAC GTGAAGGAGATCCTCATCGAAGAGTCGAACGTTCAACCGGTGAACAGCCCCGTGACGGTTTGCGGTGACATCCATGGGCAGTTCCATGACCTGATGAAGCTCTTCGCGACGGGGGGCCACGTCCCAGAGACGAACTATATTTTCATG GGTGATTTTGTGGACCGTGGCTTCAACAGCCTGGAGGTTTTCACCATCCTATTGCTACTAAAAGCGAG GTATCCTGCACACATAACCCTTCTGCGTGGAAATCATGAAAGTAGACAGTTGACGCAG GTGTATGGTTTCTATGATGAGTGTCAGAGGAAGTATGGCAACGCCAATGCATGGCGGTATTGCACTGATGTTTTTGATTACCTTACACTATCAGCAATCATTAATGGCCAA GTACTCTGTGTTCATGGTGGTCTTTCTCCCGATGTACGTACTATTGATCAG ATACGAACGATTGATCGCAATTGTGAAATTCCCCATGAAGGTCCTTTCTGCGATCTTATGTGGAGTGACCCTGAGGAGATAGAGACATGGGCTGTTAGTCCCCGTGGAGCAGGTTGGCTGTTTGGATCGCGAGTCACAGCAGAG TTCAACTTTGTTAACGGTATCGAGCTAGTTTGCCGGGCTCACCAGCTGGTCCAGGAAGGTTTAAAGTACATGTTTCAGGAGAAGGGCCTTGTAACT GTGTGGTCTGCACCTAATTATTGCTACAGATGTGGCAATGTAGCTTCTATATTAAGCTTCGATGAGAAGATG
- the LOC136532483 gene encoding general transcription and DNA repair factor IIH helicase/translocase subunit XPB1-like isoform X3, whose amino-acid sequence MAGGDGDRHRAPKRHKSSAPSKAALVDESAEFDYADDFDDDAHDADMEVKKRDFTKLELKVDHASRPLWACADGRIFLETFSPLYKQAYDFLIAIAEPVCRPESMHEYNLTPHSLYAAVSVGLETSTIISVLSKLSKTKLPREIIDFIHASTANYGKVKLVLKKNRYFVESPFPEVLSNLLRDEVISRARISPEDSLGAPSFTVSKTSGQIASGHEDLLNGMEIAAATEDKETHSFEIDPSQVENVKQRCLPNALNYPMLEEYDFRNDTVNPDLEMELKPQARPRPYQEKSLSKMFGNGRARSGIIVLPCGAGKSLVGVSAACRIKKSCLCLATNAVSVDQWAFQFKLWSTIKDENISRFTSDNKEKFTGMAGVVVTTYNMVAFGGKRSEDSEKIIEEIRNREWGLLLMDEVHVVPAHMFRKVISITKSHCKLGLTATLVREDERITDLNFLIGPKLYEANWLDLVKGGFIANVQCAEVWCPMTKEFFAEYLKKENSKKKQVLYVMNPNKFRACEFLIRFHEQQRGDKIIVFADNLFALTAYAMKLRKPMIFGATSHAERTRILYQFKNSPEVNTIFLSKVGDNSIDIPEANVIIQISSHAGSRRQEAQRLGRILRAKGKQQDRMAGGKEEYNAFFYSLVSTDTQEMYYSTKRQQFLIDQGYSFKVITSLPPPEEEPNLSFYTLDEQLELLSKMDPFTATNRC is encoded by the exons atggccggcggcgacg GCGATCGGCACCGAGCGCCGAAGCGGCACAAGTCCTCGGCGCCGTCGAAAGCGGCCCTGGTGGACGAGAGCGCCGAGTTCGACTACGCTGATGACTTCGACGACGACGCCCACGACG CGGATATGGAGGTGAAGAAGAGGGATTTCACGAAGCTCGAGTTGAAGGTGGATCACGCGAGCCGTCCGCTCTGGGCGTGCGCCGACGGCCGCATCTTCCTCGAGACCTTCTCGCCGCTCTACAAACAGGCTTACGATTTCCTCATCGCCATCGCGGAGCCTGTGTGCAG GCCAGAATCTATGCATGAGTACAATCTAACTCCCCACTCATTGTATGCTGCGGTCTCAGTGGGACTTGAGACAAGCACTATCATTAGTGTCTTGAGTAAACTATCTAAAACCAAATTGCCCCGCGAAATAATTGATTTCATCCACGCATCCACTGCTAACTACGGGAAAGTGAAGCTTGTCTTGAAGAAGAATCGATATTTTGTCGAGTCTCCATTTCCTGAG GTATTGAGTAACCTTCTGAGGGATGAAGTTATATCGAGAGCTAGGATATCTCCTGAG GATTCCCTTGGTGCACCTTCATTTACTGTTAGCAAGACATCTGGCCAAATTGCTAGTGGACATGAAGACCTGTTAAATGGAATGGAAATTGCTGCTGCAACTGAAGACAAGGAAACACATTCTTTTGAGATTGATCCCTCTCAG GTTGAGAATGTCAAGCAGCGGTGCTTGCCAAATGCATTGAACTACCCCATGCTGGAGGAGTATGATTTCAGAAATGACACT GTAAACCCAGATTTGGAGATGGAGCTAAAGCCGCAAGCACGGCCTAGGCCATATCAAGAAAAGAGCCTCAGTAAGATGTTTGGGAACG GACGGGCAAGGTCTGGAATTATTGTGCTACCTTGTGGTGCTGGCAAGTCCTTGGTTGGTGTATCTGCAGCCTGCCGTATTAAGAAGAGCTGTTTATGTTTGGCCACAAATGCTGTCTCCGTAGATCAATGGGCATTTCAGTTCAAGCTTTGGTCAACCATAAAAGATGAGAACATTAGTCGTTTTACATCTGATAACAAGGAGAAATTTACAGGCATGGCTGGTGTGGTTGTTACTACATATAACATGGTTGCATTCGGTGGTAAAAGGTCTGAAGATTCGGAGAAGATCATTGAAGAAATCCGAAACAGAGAGTGGGGCTTGCTTCTAATGGATGAG GTTCATGTTGTCCCTGCACATATGTTCAGAAAAGTCATCAGCATTACTAAATCTCACTGCAAGCTTGGTCTTACTG CTACCCTTGTGAGAGAGGACGAACGTATTACTGATCTGAATTTTCTAATTGGACCAAAACTGTATGAAGCGAATTGGTTGGATTTAGTGAAAGGTGGATTTATTGCAAATGTGCAGTGTGCAGAAGTATGGTGTCCTATGACCAAAGAGTTCTTTGCTGAGTATTTGAAAAAGGAAAATTCAAAGAAGAAGCAG GTACTGTATGTCATGAATCCGAACAAGTTCAGGGCTTGTGAATTCCTGATTCGATTCCATGAGCAACAACGCGGAGACAAGATCATTGTGTTTGCTGATAATCTATTTGCACTAACTGCTTATGCAATGAAACTACGCAAGCCAATGATTTTTGGTGCCACAAG CCATGCTGAGAGGACAAGAATTCTCTACCAATTCAAGAACAGTCCAGAAGTCAATACAATTTTCCTTTCAAAG GTTGGTGATAACTCGATTGATATCCCAGAAGCTAATGTTATCATACAAATATCATCTCACGCTGGTTCGAGACGTCAAGAAGCTCAGCGTCTGGGACGTATTCTCAGGGCAAAG GGTAAGCAGCAAGATCGGATGGCTGGAGGAAAAGAAGAATACAATGCTTTTTTCTATTCCCTTGTATCAACTGACACACAG GAAATGTACTACTCAACAAAAAGGCAGCAGTTTCTTATTGACCAGGGATATAGCTTCAAG GTTATCACTAGTTTGCCGCCGCCTGAAGAAGAACCTAATCTGAGCTTTTACACACTTGATGAACAGCTTGAGCTTTTGAGCAAG ATGGACCCGTTCACCGCTACCAACAGGTGCTGA
- the LOC136532483 gene encoding general transcription and DNA repair factor IIH helicase/translocase subunit XPB1-like isoform X1, translating to MAGGDGDRHRAPKRHKSSAPSKAALVDESAEFDYADDFDDDAHDADMEVKKRDFTKLELKVDHASRPLWACADGRIFLETFSPLYKQAYDFLIAIAEPVCRPESMHEYNLTPHSLYAAVSVGLETSTIISVLSKLSKTKLPREIIDFIHASTANYGKVKLVLKKNRYFVESPFPEVLSNLLRDEVISRARISPEDSLGAPSFTVSKTSGQIASGHEDLLNGMEIAAATEDKETHSFEIDPSQVENVKQRCLPNALNYPMLEEYDFRNDTVNPDLEMELKPQARPRPYQEKSLSKMFGNGRARSGIIVLPCGAGKSLVGVSAACRIKKSCLCLATNAVSVDQWAFQFKLWSTIKDENISRFTSDNKEKFTGMAGVVVTTYNMVAFGGKRSEDSEKIIEEIRNREWGLLLMDEVHVVPAHMFRKVISITKSHCKLGLTATLVREDERITDLNFLIGPKLYEANWLDLVKGGFIANVQCAEVWCPMTKEFFAEYLKKENSKKKQVLYVMNPNKFRACEFLIRFHEQQRGDKIIVFADNLFALTAYAMKLRKPMIFGATSHAERTRILYQFKNSPEVNTIFLSKVGDNSIDIPEANVIIQISSHAGSRRQEAQRLGRILRAKGKQQDRMAGGKEEYNAFFYSLVSTDTQEMYYSTKRQQFLIDQGYSFKVWLLELTSKGRLFFWDFLVMKCCTCQVITSLPPPEEEPNLSFYTLDEQLELLSKVLNAGDDMIGVERLEEDSDGKALLRARRSAGSMSAFSGAGGMVYMEYSTGKGKGAPKKHKDPSKRHHLFKKRYA from the exons atggccggcggcgacg GCGATCGGCACCGAGCGCCGAAGCGGCACAAGTCCTCGGCGCCGTCGAAAGCGGCCCTGGTGGACGAGAGCGCCGAGTTCGACTACGCTGATGACTTCGACGACGACGCCCACGACG CGGATATGGAGGTGAAGAAGAGGGATTTCACGAAGCTCGAGTTGAAGGTGGATCACGCGAGCCGTCCGCTCTGGGCGTGCGCCGACGGCCGCATCTTCCTCGAGACCTTCTCGCCGCTCTACAAACAGGCTTACGATTTCCTCATCGCCATCGCGGAGCCTGTGTGCAG GCCAGAATCTATGCATGAGTACAATCTAACTCCCCACTCATTGTATGCTGCGGTCTCAGTGGGACTTGAGACAAGCACTATCATTAGTGTCTTGAGTAAACTATCTAAAACCAAATTGCCCCGCGAAATAATTGATTTCATCCACGCATCCACTGCTAACTACGGGAAAGTGAAGCTTGTCTTGAAGAAGAATCGATATTTTGTCGAGTCTCCATTTCCTGAG GTATTGAGTAACCTTCTGAGGGATGAAGTTATATCGAGAGCTAGGATATCTCCTGAG GATTCCCTTGGTGCACCTTCATTTACTGTTAGCAAGACATCTGGCCAAATTGCTAGTGGACATGAAGACCTGTTAAATGGAATGGAAATTGCTGCTGCAACTGAAGACAAGGAAACACATTCTTTTGAGATTGATCCCTCTCAG GTTGAGAATGTCAAGCAGCGGTGCTTGCCAAATGCATTGAACTACCCCATGCTGGAGGAGTATGATTTCAGAAATGACACT GTAAACCCAGATTTGGAGATGGAGCTAAAGCCGCAAGCACGGCCTAGGCCATATCAAGAAAAGAGCCTCAGTAAGATGTTTGGGAACG GACGGGCAAGGTCTGGAATTATTGTGCTACCTTGTGGTGCTGGCAAGTCCTTGGTTGGTGTATCTGCAGCCTGCCGTATTAAGAAGAGCTGTTTATGTTTGGCCACAAATGCTGTCTCCGTAGATCAATGGGCATTTCAGTTCAAGCTTTGGTCAACCATAAAAGATGAGAACATTAGTCGTTTTACATCTGATAACAAGGAGAAATTTACAGGCATGGCTGGTGTGGTTGTTACTACATATAACATGGTTGCATTCGGTGGTAAAAGGTCTGAAGATTCGGAGAAGATCATTGAAGAAATCCGAAACAGAGAGTGGGGCTTGCTTCTAATGGATGAG GTTCATGTTGTCCCTGCACATATGTTCAGAAAAGTCATCAGCATTACTAAATCTCACTGCAAGCTTGGTCTTACTG CTACCCTTGTGAGAGAGGACGAACGTATTACTGATCTGAATTTTCTAATTGGACCAAAACTGTATGAAGCGAATTGGTTGGATTTAGTGAAAGGTGGATTTATTGCAAATGTGCAGTGTGCAGAAGTATGGTGTCCTATGACCAAAGAGTTCTTTGCTGAGTATTTGAAAAAGGAAAATTCAAAGAAGAAGCAG GTACTGTATGTCATGAATCCGAACAAGTTCAGGGCTTGTGAATTCCTGATTCGATTCCATGAGCAACAACGCGGAGACAAGATCATTGTGTTTGCTGATAATCTATTTGCACTAACTGCTTATGCAATGAAACTACGCAAGCCAATGATTTTTGGTGCCACAAG CCATGCTGAGAGGACAAGAATTCTCTACCAATTCAAGAACAGTCCAGAAGTCAATACAATTTTCCTTTCAAAG GTTGGTGATAACTCGATTGATATCCCAGAAGCTAATGTTATCATACAAATATCATCTCACGCTGGTTCGAGACGTCAAGAAGCTCAGCGTCTGGGACGTATTCTCAGGGCAAAG GGTAAGCAGCAAGATCGGATGGCTGGAGGAAAAGAAGAATACAATGCTTTTTTCTATTCCCTTGTATCAACTGACACACAG GAAATGTACTACTCAACAAAAAGGCAGCAGTTTCTTATTGACCAGGGATATAGCTTCAAGGTATGGCTTTTGGAGCTTACTTCAAAAGGAAGATTGTTCTTTTGGGACTTTTTAGTGATGAAATGTTGTACTTGCCAGGTTATCACTAGTTTGCCGCCGCCTGAAGAAGAACCTAATCTGAGCTTTTACACACTTGATGAACAGCTTGAGCTTTTGAGCAAG GTGCTGAATGCAGGGGATGACATGATTGGTGTTGAGCGCTTAGAAGAAGATTCTGATGGCAAGGCTCTTCTAAGAGCACGACGCTCTGCCGGATCAATGAGCGCCTTCTCTGGAGCTGGTGGAATGGTCTACATGGAGTACAG CACTGGGAAGGGAAAGGGTGCTCCGAAGAAACACAAGGACCCATCAAAGAGGCATCATCTGTTCAAGAAACGCTATGCGTAG
- the LOC136532483 gene encoding general transcription and DNA repair factor IIH helicase/translocase subunit XPB1-like isoform X2, whose protein sequence is MAGGDGDRHRAPKRHKSSAPSKAALVDESAEFDYADDFDDDAHDADMEVKKRDFTKLELKVDHASRPLWACADGRIFLETFSPLYKQAYDFLIAIAEPVCRPESMHEYNLTPHSLYAAVSVGLETSTIISVLSKLSKTKLPREIIDFIHASTANYGKVKLVLKKNRYFVESPFPEVLSNLLRDEVISRARISPEDSLGAPSFTVSKTSGQIASGHEDLLNGMEIAAATEDKETHSFEIDPSQVENVKQRCLPNALNYPMLEEYDFRNDTVNPDLEMELKPQARPRPYQEKSLSKMFGNGRARSGIIVLPCGAGKSLVGVSAACRIKKSCLCLATNAVSVDQWAFQFKLWSTIKDENISRFTSDNKEKFTGMAGVVVTTYNMVAFGGKRSEDSEKIIEEIRNREWGLLLMDEVHVVPAHMFRKVISITKSHCKLGLTATLVREDERITDLNFLIGPKLYEANWLDLVKGGFIANVQCAEVWCPMTKEFFAEYLKKENSKKKQVLYVMNPNKFRACEFLIRFHEQQRGDKIIVFADNLFALTAYAMKLRKPMIFGATSHAERTRILYQFKNSPEVNTIFLSKVGDNSIDIPEANVIIQISSHAGSRRQEAQRLGRILRAKGKQQDRMAGGKEEYNAFFYSLVSTDTQEMYYSTKRQQFLIDQGYSFKVITSLPPPEEEPNLSFYTLDEQLELLSKVLNAGDDMIGVERLEEDSDGKALLRARRSAGSMSAFSGAGGMVYMEYSTGKGKGAPKKHKDPSKRHHLFKKRYA, encoded by the exons atggccggcggcgacg GCGATCGGCACCGAGCGCCGAAGCGGCACAAGTCCTCGGCGCCGTCGAAAGCGGCCCTGGTGGACGAGAGCGCCGAGTTCGACTACGCTGATGACTTCGACGACGACGCCCACGACG CGGATATGGAGGTGAAGAAGAGGGATTTCACGAAGCTCGAGTTGAAGGTGGATCACGCGAGCCGTCCGCTCTGGGCGTGCGCCGACGGCCGCATCTTCCTCGAGACCTTCTCGCCGCTCTACAAACAGGCTTACGATTTCCTCATCGCCATCGCGGAGCCTGTGTGCAG GCCAGAATCTATGCATGAGTACAATCTAACTCCCCACTCATTGTATGCTGCGGTCTCAGTGGGACTTGAGACAAGCACTATCATTAGTGTCTTGAGTAAACTATCTAAAACCAAATTGCCCCGCGAAATAATTGATTTCATCCACGCATCCACTGCTAACTACGGGAAAGTGAAGCTTGTCTTGAAGAAGAATCGATATTTTGTCGAGTCTCCATTTCCTGAG GTATTGAGTAACCTTCTGAGGGATGAAGTTATATCGAGAGCTAGGATATCTCCTGAG GATTCCCTTGGTGCACCTTCATTTACTGTTAGCAAGACATCTGGCCAAATTGCTAGTGGACATGAAGACCTGTTAAATGGAATGGAAATTGCTGCTGCAACTGAAGACAAGGAAACACATTCTTTTGAGATTGATCCCTCTCAG GTTGAGAATGTCAAGCAGCGGTGCTTGCCAAATGCATTGAACTACCCCATGCTGGAGGAGTATGATTTCAGAAATGACACT GTAAACCCAGATTTGGAGATGGAGCTAAAGCCGCAAGCACGGCCTAGGCCATATCAAGAAAAGAGCCTCAGTAAGATGTTTGGGAACG GACGGGCAAGGTCTGGAATTATTGTGCTACCTTGTGGTGCTGGCAAGTCCTTGGTTGGTGTATCTGCAGCCTGCCGTATTAAGAAGAGCTGTTTATGTTTGGCCACAAATGCTGTCTCCGTAGATCAATGGGCATTTCAGTTCAAGCTTTGGTCAACCATAAAAGATGAGAACATTAGTCGTTTTACATCTGATAACAAGGAGAAATTTACAGGCATGGCTGGTGTGGTTGTTACTACATATAACATGGTTGCATTCGGTGGTAAAAGGTCTGAAGATTCGGAGAAGATCATTGAAGAAATCCGAAACAGAGAGTGGGGCTTGCTTCTAATGGATGAG GTTCATGTTGTCCCTGCACATATGTTCAGAAAAGTCATCAGCATTACTAAATCTCACTGCAAGCTTGGTCTTACTG CTACCCTTGTGAGAGAGGACGAACGTATTACTGATCTGAATTTTCTAATTGGACCAAAACTGTATGAAGCGAATTGGTTGGATTTAGTGAAAGGTGGATTTATTGCAAATGTGCAGTGTGCAGAAGTATGGTGTCCTATGACCAAAGAGTTCTTTGCTGAGTATTTGAAAAAGGAAAATTCAAAGAAGAAGCAG GTACTGTATGTCATGAATCCGAACAAGTTCAGGGCTTGTGAATTCCTGATTCGATTCCATGAGCAACAACGCGGAGACAAGATCATTGTGTTTGCTGATAATCTATTTGCACTAACTGCTTATGCAATGAAACTACGCAAGCCAATGATTTTTGGTGCCACAAG CCATGCTGAGAGGACAAGAATTCTCTACCAATTCAAGAACAGTCCAGAAGTCAATACAATTTTCCTTTCAAAG GTTGGTGATAACTCGATTGATATCCCAGAAGCTAATGTTATCATACAAATATCATCTCACGCTGGTTCGAGACGTCAAGAAGCTCAGCGTCTGGGACGTATTCTCAGGGCAAAG GGTAAGCAGCAAGATCGGATGGCTGGAGGAAAAGAAGAATACAATGCTTTTTTCTATTCCCTTGTATCAACTGACACACAG GAAATGTACTACTCAACAAAAAGGCAGCAGTTTCTTATTGACCAGGGATATAGCTTCAAG GTTATCACTAGTTTGCCGCCGCCTGAAGAAGAACCTAATCTGAGCTTTTACACACTTGATGAACAGCTTGAGCTTTTGAGCAAG GTGCTGAATGCAGGGGATGACATGATTGGTGTTGAGCGCTTAGAAGAAGATTCTGATGGCAAGGCTCTTCTAAGAGCACGACGCTCTGCCGGATCAATGAGCGCCTTCTCTGGAGCTGGTGGAATGGTCTACATGGAGTACAG CACTGGGAAGGGAAAGGGTGCTCCGAAGAAACACAAGGACCCATCAAAGAGGCATCATCTGTTCAAGAAACGCTATGCGTAG